A single window of Neisseria chenwenguii DNA harbors:
- the smc gene encoding chromosome segregation protein SMC, which yields MRLTHIKLSGFKSFTDPTTIHVPGQLVAVIGPNGCGKSNVIDAVRWVLGEASAKQLRGESMQDVIFNGAATRRPAPRATVELVFDNADHSLQGAWRQYAEVSIKRQLTRQGESTYFINNQVVRRRDITDLFLGTGVGARGYAVIEQGMISRIIEARPEELRAYIEEAAGVSKYKERRKETEGRLKDTREHLQRLADLQSELARQVEKLEKQAETAERYQALTAQLSQQQDLLDFVQWQQALQQADKATAQHQTFRRQQDETAAQIQTLADEVHALQTAEQAQQQDVHEMNNRRGVLREQIARLEEQMRHMRNLSQRIERDRQAAQIQLQRIHQEQQQIRAQMEETDIQIEEKQVELADFAMQVAEHEETLPELEEAQAVLNAAFQTQQDEAARIKRELALKQQQLAHAKQSLRQHQARQGRLKQENQALNLPDEHEADAAQEQTALLHTQQEHYEEQILAAEAQCDKLRQDFQTASNTFQNLQQQHITLEAQQQALAQILAQNRESSDFWQAAGSENAPQLWQHISAPDEWRHALGIILAERLHARAVDDGFAPPSPLPQGRAAWLSRNLSGGIKKSLPVQALLNQIQAKPPFQTALHHWLDGVLCAPDLDYALARQAELSGSQIWLTPEGHQIDKVSVLLYAQPVGENLMAQKARLDELSTETAAVAPKLAAAAQARSQAQAALEAAEGHLRNLTQQQKQHAQQYNQAQQRAAEMLARINQGQLRREHIAQELLQLEEEQTVLEQSSDGLEDDIAALNEAAAELEHQQQNTGGSRQAQQGRLKQAQLALLEANRQYGLAEVAVHKLQQQKENQRLQLERLEQQTLEWQERQQELALSYETEMQDDEHQIKLEALTESVMQLDEKSAGLQSELSATQTRGREQYAAWQALQTKLPQLQAATQTALLQQQEALINAKRFHQNLAEREADLEALETLAKEAGRLNVLNNQIGSLTQQIEALGPVNLAALQELDEARERDGYYRSQSGDVQAAIDLLEEAIAQIDDKTKARFKETFDAVNEKVQTFFPTLFGGGEATLKMIGDDLLTAGVAIMARPPGKKNSTIHLLSGGEKALTAMSLVFALFSLNPAPFCLLDEVDAPLDDANTSRFCNLVKEMSAQTQFLYISHNRLTMEMAEQLVGVTMQEKGVSRIVSVDIQQALQMAEPA from the coding sequence ATGCGCCTGACCCACATCAAACTTTCCGGTTTCAAATCCTTTACCGACCCGACCACCATTCATGTGCCCGGCCAGCTTGTGGCCGTTATCGGGCCGAACGGCTGCGGCAAATCCAACGTGATTGACGCCGTGCGCTGGGTCTTGGGCGAAGCCTCGGCCAAACAGCTTCGCGGCGAAAGTATGCAGGACGTGATTTTCAACGGCGCCGCGACCCGCCGCCCCGCCCCGCGCGCGACGGTTGAGCTGGTTTTCGACAACGCCGACCACAGCCTTCAAGGCGCATGGAGGCAGTATGCCGAAGTGAGCATCAAGCGCCAGCTTACCCGTCAGGGCGAATCCACTTATTTCATCAACAACCAAGTCGTCCGCCGCCGCGACATTACCGATTTGTTTTTGGGAACAGGCGTGGGCGCACGCGGTTATGCCGTGATCGAACAGGGCATGATTTCGCGGATTATTGAAGCGCGTCCCGAAGAGTTGCGCGCCTATATAGAAGAGGCGGCAGGCGTTTCCAAATATAAAGAACGCCGCAAAGAGACAGAAGGCCGTCTGAAAGATACACGCGAACATCTGCAACGGCTGGCCGATTTGCAGAGCGAGCTGGCGCGCCAGGTCGAAAAACTGGAAAAACAGGCCGAAACCGCCGAACGCTACCAAGCGCTGACCGCACAGCTTTCCCAGCAGCAGGATCTGCTCGATTTCGTGCAATGGCAGCAGGCTTTGCAGCAGGCCGACAAAGCCACCGCGCAACACCAAACCTTCCGGCGGCAGCAGGACGAAACCGCCGCGCAGATTCAAACGCTGGCCGACGAAGTTCACGCCCTTCAGACGGCCGAACAGGCGCAGCAGCAAGATGTGCACGAAATGAACAACCGGCGCGGCGTTTTGCGCGAACAGATTGCCCGTTTGGAAGAGCAGATGCGGCATATGCGCAACCTCAGCCAGCGTATCGAACGCGACCGCCAAGCCGCGCAGATTCAGCTTCAGCGCATCCATCAGGAACAGCAGCAGATTCGCGCACAGATGGAAGAAACCGACATTCAGATTGAGGAAAAACAGGTCGAGCTCGCCGATTTCGCCATGCAGGTTGCCGAACACGAAGAAACCCTGCCCGAACTAGAAGAAGCTCAGGCCGTGCTGAACGCCGCGTTCCAAACCCAGCAGGACGAAGCCGCCCGCATCAAACGCGAGCTGGCCTTAAAGCAGCAGCAGCTTGCGCATGCCAAACAAAGTCTCCGGCAGCACCAAGCCCGACAAGGCCGTCTGAAACAGGAAAACCAAGCCCTCAACCTGCCCGACGAACACGAAGCCGACGCCGCGCAAGAGCAGACCGCGCTGCTGCACACCCAACAGGAACACTACGAAGAACAAATCCTCGCCGCCGAAGCGCAGTGCGACAAACTGCGCCAAGATTTTCAGACGGCCTCAAACACATTCCAAAACCTCCAGCAGCAGCACATCACATTGGAAGCGCAACAGCAGGCGCTCGCACAGATTCTGGCGCAAAACCGCGAATCCTCCGATTTCTGGCAGGCCGCCGGCAGCGAAAACGCCCCGCAGCTCTGGCAGCACATCAGCGCGCCCGACGAATGGCGGCACGCGCTCGGCATCATTCTGGCCGAACGCCTGCACGCCCGTGCCGTTGACGACGGTTTCGCCCCGCCCTCCCCGCTGCCGCAAGGCCGCGCCGCGTGGCTGTCGCGAAACCTCAGCGGCGGCATTAAAAAATCCCTGCCCGTGCAGGCGCTGCTCAACCAAATCCAAGCCAAGCCGCCTTTTCAGACGGCCTTACACCATTGGCTCGACGGCGTGTTGTGCGCCCCCGATCTGGATTACGCCCTCGCCCGCCAAGCCGAATTAAGCGGCAGCCAAATCTGGCTCACGCCCGAAGGCCACCAAATCGATAAAGTCAGCGTCTTGCTCTACGCCCAACCCGTAGGCGAAAACCTGATGGCGCAAAAAGCCCGTTTGGACGAATTAAGCACCGAAACCGCCGCCGTTGCGCCCAAACTCGCCGCCGCCGCCCAAGCCCGCAGCCAAGCCCAAGCCGCGCTCGAAGCGGCCGAAGGCCATCTGCGCAACCTGACCCAGCAGCAGAAACAGCACGCACAGCAATACAACCAAGCCCAGCAACGCGCCGCCGAAATGCTGGCGCGCATCAACCAGGGCCAGCTCCGCCGCGAACACATCGCCCAAGAGCTGCTTCAGCTCGAAGAAGAACAAACCGTTTTAGAACAATCTTCAGACGGCCTCGAAGACGACATCGCTGCATTAAACGAAGCCGCCGCCGAACTCGAACACCAGCAGCAAAACACCGGCGGCAGCCGCCAAGCCCAGCAAGGCCGCCTGAAACAGGCGCAGCTCGCCCTCTTGGAAGCCAACCGCCAATACGGACTGGCCGAAGTCGCCGTTCACAAACTCCAGCAGCAAAAAGAAAACCAGCGCCTGCAACTCGAACGCCTCGAGCAGCAAACGCTGGAATGGCAGGAACGCCAGCAAGAGCTCGCCCTCTCCTACGAAACCGAAATGCAGGACGACGAACACCAAATCAAACTCGAAGCCCTGACCGAATCCGTCATGCAGCTCGACGAAAAGTCCGCCGGACTGCAAAGCGAACTTTCCGCCACCCAAACGCGCGGGCGAGAACAATACGCCGCCTGGCAGGCGCTGCAAACCAAGCTCCCCCAGCTTCAGGCCGCCACCCAAACCGCCCTGCTCCAGCAGCAGGAAGCCCTGATCAACGCCAAACGCTTCCACCAAAACCTCGCCGAACGCGAAGCCGACTTGGAAGCACTGGAAACCCTCGCCAAAGAAGCAGGCCGTCTGAACGTGTTGAACAACCAAATCGGCAGCCTCACCCAACAAATCGAAGCCTTAGGCCCCGTCAACCTCGCCGCACTGCAAGAGCTCGACGAAGCCCGCGAGCGCGACGGCTACTACCGCAGCCAGAGCGGCGACGTGCAGGCCGCCATTGACCTTTTGGAAGAAGCCATCGCCCAAATCGACGACAAAACCAAAGCCCGTTTCAAAGAAACCTTCGACGCCGTCAACGAAAAAGTACAAACCTTCTTCCCTACCCTGTTCGGCGGCGGCGAAGCCACTCTCAAAATGATCGGCGACGACCTGCTCACCGCCGGCGTTGCCATCATGGCGCGCCCGCCCGGCAAGAAAAACTCCACCATCCACCTGCTCTCCGGCGGCGAAAAAGCCCTCACCGCCATGAGCCTCGTATTTGCCCTGTTCAGCCTCAACCCCGCCCCGTTCTGCCTTTTAGACGAAGTGGATGCCCCGCTCGACGACGCCAACACCTCGCGTTTCTGCAACCTCGTCAAAGAAATGAGCGCTCAAACCCAGTTCCTCTACATTTCCCACAACCGCCTCACCATGGAAATGGCCGAACAGCTCGTCGGCGTGACCATGCAGGAAAAAGGCGTTTCCCGCATCGTTTCCGTAGATATCCAACAAGCCCTGCAAATGGCCGAACCGGCTTGA
- a CDS encoding OmpA family protein, which produces MLKRSSLLWGLLPLVALVGCAQQKKETWVNTTESGYTTGVPEGRSSIVFYRQADAVQGPTVNIYVNGQYSGSLQPNAYRQELVCAQNQKIHADFTRQDAAYYNKEHAGDYYDLPESAVSFFKIVDNGRGRPALQNVSPEQAEEEMKGIKRQNHTLSRVTSPEKCAQILKKYSLQSSALFKFDRSGYNDMLEKGKQEVAAISADIKQNPDHVTGIEVIGHTDPEGTPAYNSRLSSERAATVKQALSESGLNPKVISAQGRGEQQLLVANCRKRFPKNAQARQECDQPNRRVEIILHGEK; this is translated from the coding sequence ATGCTGAAGCGAAGCAGTTTGTTATGGGGTTTGTTGCCGCTGGTGGCGCTGGTCGGTTGCGCGCAACAGAAAAAAGAAACATGGGTCAATACGACGGAATCGGGTTACACCACCGGCGTGCCGGAAGGGCGCTCGTCCATTGTGTTCTACCGTCAGGCCGATGCGGTGCAAGGGCCGACTGTGAATATTTATGTTAACGGCCAATATTCCGGTTCGCTGCAGCCGAATGCCTACCGTCAGGAGCTGGTGTGCGCGCAAAACCAGAAAATCCATGCCGATTTTACCCGCCAAGACGCTGCTTACTACAACAAAGAACACGCCGGCGACTACTACGACCTGCCTGAATCTGCCGTTTCGTTCTTCAAAATCGTTGATAACGGCCGCGGTCGGCCGGCATTGCAAAACGTTTCGCCCGAGCAGGCTGAAGAGGAAATGAAAGGCATCAAGCGCCAAAATCATACGCTTTCGCGTGTTACCAGCCCGGAAAAATGTGCGCAAATCCTGAAGAAATACAGCCTTCAATCCTCTGCGTTGTTTAAATTCGACCGCTCCGGCTACAACGATATGCTGGAAAAAGGCAAGCAGGAAGTGGCCGCCATCTCTGCCGACATCAAACAAAATCCGGATCACGTTACCGGCATCGAAGTCATCGGCCATACCGACCCCGAGGGTACGCCGGCTTACAACAGCCGCTTGTCAAGCGAGCGCGCGGCAACGGTCAAACAGGCGCTGTCTGAAAGCGGCTTGAACCCGAAAGTCATTTCTGCGCAAGGACGCGGCGAGCAGCAACTGCTGGTAGCCAATTGCCGTAAACGCTTCCCGAAAAATGCCCAAGCACGCCAAGAGTGCGACCAACCCAACCGTCGTGTGGAAATCATTCTGCACGGTGAAAAATAA
- a CDS encoding Ig-like domain-containing protein, producing the protein MSKNITLTINGKEKVLETVKFQTASGEALRIPAQSKVNYQFIDEATQFGPENIMTKRVGDNLEVAFEGSDIAHPDLIIEGYYSNETGASKGSLLVGQHENGGLYPYIPESAEASDAVTMLAEEVMAGQALGGEVIASSWAFNPLWLLGALPLGAAAAALGNKDDKDDKAGITVDAPNDSSDATPSITGTVSDVEAGQVVTLTVTDSGGSVQTLTATVQENGTYSAEVPNDLPEGPYRVDANVADKAGNTAKANDSGVIDAVITLTVDAPDEVSNDATPMITGTSDALGSIVTLVITDAQGAVHTVTVPVTEDGIYAIEVPDALADGKYTVEAKVTDSDGKTATASDAGEIDIIAAITVDAPDLTNDNTPTITGTVQDVEVGQVVTLTVTDAAGVVQTVTAAVRADGSYSVDVPNTLSDGQYTVDASVQDKAGNTAKAQDANGVVDAQAPVITVDAPDAVSRDNTPAIKGTTDAEEGQIVTLTVTDSAGKVQTLTATVESDGTYSAEPATPLADGGYSVRAQVKDTAGNAAEAKDDGSVDTTAAITVDAPDLTNDSTPLITGTVQDVEAGQIVTLTVTDSTGATQSVTAAVLSDGTYSAEVPAALPEGRYSVTAVVADRAGNKAEAGDDNNGQGNIIDTTAPTITVDVPDNGNDSTPTVTGKTDAPAGSIVTVTVTDGEGKVQTVTTTVRDNGGYSVDVPAPLAEGEVKVEAEVKDPAGNTGKAEDKGIVDTNAPVISVDAPDNTADNTPVISGKTDAPAGSAVTLTVTDSAGKVQTLTATVESDGTYSAEPATPLADGGYSVRAQVKDTAGNAAEAKDDGSVDTTAAITVDAPDLTNDSTPLITGTVQDVEAGQIVTLTVTDSTGATQSVTAAVLSDGTYSAEVPAALPEGRYSVTAVVADRAGNKAEAGDDNNGQGNIIDTTAPTITVDVPDNGNDSTPTVTGKTDAPAGSIVTVTVTDGEGKVQTVTTTVRDNGGYSVDVPAPLAEGEVKVEAEVKDPAGNTGKAEDKGIVDTNAPVISVDAPDNTADNTPVISGKTDAPAGSAVTLTVTDSAGKVQTLTATVESDGTYSAEPATPLADGGYSVRAQVKDTAGNAAEAKDDGSVDTTAPEVCAEDQSVEEASSATVNGVIRVTDTAVASITVAGKDVTAVTASNPISINTAKGVLLITGYDAAKGEVSYRYTENGKAENHSAGDNSVKDSFLVVVRDAAGNTVMGSLDITITDTAPVAVNDTNSLSESAASVSGNVLANDNVNADTLVTVTAGSTTGQYGSLSLDANGQYVYTVNQNNAAVKALNSGESLKETFSYTVTDADGDKSSATLTITINGEDADKSTIGGNDTDVIKGGSGNDVLIGDTSGYELIIKPGENYNIAVMLDTSNSMNQYRTKGGEAYIEMARKSLLKLVHDFAGHDGEVNVTLFTFNTTSKLVLNIQDLNESNVDQLVTKILGLRASGLTNYDDVFRDAVDWFEDVSSNGYHNVTYFLTDGQPTTYGDSGRSEWQGYVNQSAVNKSLSSFAKLSDLSAVHAIGFSEGIQKNMLNFFDNTVSDGQTITDQSLSVKTYPATVVYHGESGDSQVVSNPQELGAALESGTTERVINSVSSDTLEGGNGNDIIFGDSINTDHLSWTDGLTGIQHTEGTHDGMGAKALTEYIKWTDNAGTDASDQQVVDYVRENWQELLDNRNDGGADTLSGGNGDDIMFGGAGNDSLTGGEGVDQFVFLANSNNGNDVITDFQAGVDKVVFADLVSPQQLENAVWNDETHTLSFTGKGEDGQTYQNSIAFNGLSVGETLDSVLQNHVETIG; encoded by the coding sequence ATGTCTAAAAACATTACGTTAACCATTAATGGAAAAGAAAAAGTTTTGGAGACCGTCAAATTTCAGACGGCCTCGGGCGAAGCATTGCGTATTCCCGCGCAGTCTAAAGTGAATTATCAGTTTATTGATGAGGCGACACAGTTTGGTCCGGAAAACATCATGACCAAACGCGTCGGCGATAACTTGGAAGTGGCGTTTGAAGGCTCGGATATCGCTCATCCGGATTTAATTATCGAAGGCTATTATTCCAATGAAACGGGCGCTTCCAAAGGTAGTCTGCTGGTCGGTCAGCATGAAAACGGCGGTTTGTATCCGTATATTCCCGAAAGTGCAGAGGCATCCGATGCAGTGACCATGCTTGCCGAAGAAGTGATGGCTGGCCAGGCGCTGGGTGGCGAAGTCATTGCCAGCTCATGGGCGTTTAATCCTTTATGGCTGCTGGGTGCGTTACCTTTGGGCGCTGCAGCTGCCGCATTGGGCAATAAAGATGATAAAGACGATAAAGCCGGTATTACGGTTGATGCGCCGAACGATTCTTCCGATGCGACTCCGTCCATTACCGGTACGGTAAGCGATGTCGAAGCCGGCCAAGTGGTTACACTGACCGTGACCGACAGCGGGGGCAGCGTTCAAACCTTAACTGCTACCGTTCAGGAAAACGGCACTTACAGCGCAGAAGTTCCCAATGATCTGCCCGAAGGTCCTTACCGTGTTGATGCAAATGTTGCCGATAAGGCAGGCAATACGGCTAAAGCCAACGATTCCGGCGTTATTGATGCCGTTATCACATTGACCGTAGATGCGCCGGACGAGGTGAGCAATGATGCAACCCCGATGATTACCGGCACTTCCGATGCTCTCGGCAGCATTGTTACATTGGTCATTACCGATGCACAAGGCGCGGTTCATACCGTGACCGTTCCTGTAACCGAAGACGGCATCTATGCAATTGAAGTGCCTGATGCGTTGGCTGACGGCAAATATACCGTAGAAGCCAAAGTGACCGATTCAGACGGCAAAACAGCTACTGCAAGCGATGCCGGCGAAATCGATATTATCGCGGCCATCACTGTTGATGCGCCCGATCTGACCAACGACAACACCCCGACCATTACCGGCACCGTTCAAGATGTCGAAGTGGGTCAGGTTGTTACTTTGACCGTTACTGATGCTGCAGGCGTTGTTCAAACCGTTACCGCAGCCGTTCGGGCTGACGGTTCATATTCCGTTGATGTGCCGAATACGCTTTCAGACGGCCAATATACTGTGGATGCAAGCGTTCAAGACAAAGCGGGCAATACGGCTAAAGCACAAGATGCCAACGGTGTCGTTGATGCGCAGGCGCCTGTAATTACGGTTGATGCGCCGGACGCTGTTTCACGCGACAACACGCCTGCGATCAAAGGCACGACTGACGCAGAAGAAGGTCAAATCGTCACCCTGACCGTGACCGACAGCGCAGGCAAAGTACAAACCCTGACCGCGACTGTTGAAAGTGACGGCACCTACAGCGCCGAACCGGCCACCCCGTTGGCCGACGGCGGCTACAGCGTCCGGGCACAGGTAAAAGACACCGCCGGCAATGCGGCCGAAGCGAAAGACGACGGCTCTGTGGACACCACGGCCGCCATCACCGTCGACGCCCCCGACCTGACCAACGACAGCACCCCGCTGATTACCGGAACCGTCCAAGACGTCGAAGCCGGCCAAATCGTCACCCTGACCGTGACCGACAGCACCGGCGCGACCCAAAGCGTGACCGCCGCCGTCCTTTCAGACGGCACCTACAGCGCCGAAGTGCCCGCCGCACTGCCCGAAGGCAGATACAGCGTCACCGCCGTCGTCGCCGACCGGGCCGGCAACAAAGCCGAAGCAGGCGACGACAACAACGGCCAAGGCAACATCATCGACACCACCGCACCGACCATCACCGTTGACGTACCGGACAACGGCAACGACAGCACCCCGACCGTAACCGGCAAAACCGACGCACCGGCCGGCAGCATCGTGACCGTGACCGTCACCGATGGTGAAGGCAAAGTACAGACCGTCACGACGACCGTTCGGGACAACGGAGGCTACAGCGTCGACGTACCCGCCCCGCTGGCCGAAGGCGAAGTGAAAGTCGAAGCCGAAGTCAAAGACCCCGCCGGCAACACCGGCAAGGCCGAAGACAAAGGCATCGTCGACACCAACGCCCCGGTGATCAGTGTTGATGCACCCGACAACACCGCCGACAATACTCCGGTGATCAGCGGCAAAACCGACGCGCCCGCCGGTTCCGCCGTCACCCTGACCGTGACCGACAGCGCAGGCAAAGTACAAACCCTGACCGCGACTGTTGAAAGTGACGGCACCTACAGCGCCGAACCGGCCACCCCGTTGGCCGACGGCGGCTACAGCGTCCGGGCACAGGTAAAAGACACCGCCGGCAATGCGGCCGAAGCGAAAGACGACGGCTCTGTGGACACCACGGCCGCCATCACCGTCGACGCCCCCGACCTGACCAACGACAGCACCCCGCTGATTACCGGAACCGTCCAAGACGTCGAAGCCGGCCAAATCGTCACCCTGACCGTGACCGACAGCACCGGCGCGACCCAAAGCGTGACCGCCGCCGTCCTTTCAGACGGCACCTACAGCGCCGAAGTGCCCGCCGCACTGCCCGAAGGCAGATACAGCGTCACCGCCGTCGTCGCCGACCGGGCCGGCAACAAAGCCGAAGCAGGCGACGACAACAACGGCCAAGGCAACATCATCGACACCACCGCACCGACCATCACCGTTGACGTACCGGACAACGGCAACGACAGCACCCCGACCGTAACCGGCAAAACCGACGCACCGGCCGGCAGCATCGTGACCGTGACCGTCACCGATGGTGAAGGCAAAGTACAGACCGTCACGACGACCGTTCGGGACAACGGAGGCTACAGCGTCGACGTACCCGCCCCGCTGGCCGAAGGCGAAGTGAAAGTCGAAGCCGAAGTCAAAGACCCCGCCGGCAACACCGGCAAGGCCGAAGACAAAGGCATCGTCGACACCAACGCCCCGGTGATCAGTGTTGATGCACCCGACAACACCGCCGACAATACTCCGGTGATCAGCGGCAAAACCGACGCGCCCGCCGGTTCCGCCGTCACCCTGACCGTGACCGACAGCGCAGGCAAAGTACAAACCCTGACCGCGACTGTTGAAAGTGACGGCACCTACAGCGCCGAACCGGCCACCCCGTTGGCCGACGGCGGCTACAGCGTCCGGGCACAGGTAAAAGACACCGCCGGCAATGCGGCCGAAGCGAAAGACGACGGCTCTGTGGACACCACGGCTCCTGAAGTTTGCGCCGAAGACCAGTCGGTTGAAGAAGCATCGTCAGCAACGGTAAACGGCGTGATCCGTGTAACCGATACCGCTGTAGCTTCTATTACAGTGGCCGGTAAAGACGTGACTGCAGTAACCGCTTCCAACCCGATCAGCATCAATACGGCAAAAGGTGTTCTGCTGATTACCGGTTACGATGCGGCCAAAGGCGAAGTGTCTTACCGCTATACTGAAAACGGCAAAGCGGAAAACCACAGTGCCGGCGATAATTCAGTCAAAGACAGCTTCTTGGTTGTGGTACGCGATGCAGCCGGCAATACCGTGATGGGCAGCTTGGATATCACCATTACCGATACCGCACCTGTTGCCGTTAACGATACAAACAGCCTGTCTGAATCCGCAGCTTCTGTCAGCGGCAATGTGTTGGCAAACGACAATGTGAATGCAGATACACTAGTAACAGTTACCGCCGGCAGCACCACAGGCCAATACGGTTCATTGTCTTTGGATGCAAATGGTCAGTACGTTTACACCGTCAACCAAAACAATGCAGCAGTTAAAGCCTTGAACAGCGGCGAATCGCTGAAAGAAACCTTCAGTTACACGGTAACCGATGCAGACGGTGATAAGTCTTCCGCAACCCTGACCATTACCATCAATGGCGAAGATGCAGACAAATCGACCATCGGCGGCAACGATACCGATGTGATTAAAGGTGGTTCGGGCAATGATGTACTGATTGGCGATACCAGCGGTTACGAGCTGATTATCAAACCGGGCGAGAATTACAACATCGCCGTGATGTTGGATACCTCCAACAGTATGAATCAGTACCGTACCAAAGGCGGCGAAGCCTATATCGAGATGGCGCGCAAATCACTGTTGAAACTGGTTCATGACTTTGCCGGACACGACGGTGAAGTGAATGTCACGTTGTTTACATTCAATACAACTTCCAAATTAGTATTGAATATTCAAGACCTGAATGAATCCAATGTCGATCAGCTTGTTACGAAGATTTTAGGCCTGCGTGCTTCCGGTTTGACCAACTACGACGACGTGTTCCGCGATGCAGTTGATTGGTTTGAAGACGTATCCAGCAACGGTTACCACAACGTAACCTACTTCCTGACAGACGGTCAGCCGACCACTTACGGCGACAGCGGCCGCTCGGAATGGCAGGGTTATGTGAACCAAAGTGCGGTTAACAAATCGTTGTCCAGCTTTGCCAAACTGTCTGATTTGTCGGCTGTTCATGCTATCGGCTTCTCCGAAGGCATTCAGAAAAATATGCTGAATTTCTTCGATAATACGGTTTCAGACGGCCAGACGATTACTGATCAATCTTTGTCGGTAAAAACCTATCCGGCTACTGTGGTTTATCACGGTGAGTCAGGAGATTCGCAAGTGGTGTCTAATCCTCAAGAGCTGGGCGCTGCACTGGAAAGTGGTACGACCGAACGTGTTATTAACAGTGTGTCTTCCGATACACTCGAAGGCGGCAACGGCAACGACATCATCTTCGGCGACAGCATCAATACCGACCATTTGTCTTGGACAGACGGCCTGACCGGCATCCAACACACAGAAGGTACGCATGACGGTATGGGCGCGAAAGCATTGACCGAATACATCAAGTGGACGGACAACGCCGGTACCGATGCCAGTGACCAGCAGGTTGTCGATTACGTGCGTGAAAACTGGCAGGAGCTGCTGGATAACCGCAACGACGGTGGTGCTGATACACTCTCCGGCGGTAACGGCGACGATATCATGTTCGGCGGCGCAGGTAATGACAGTCTGACTGGCGGCGAAGGTGTGGATCAGTTTGTATTCCTTGCCAATAGCAACAACGGCAATGATGTCATTACTGACTTCCAAGCAGGTGTCGATAAGGTCGTCTTTGCCGATTTGGTCAGCCCGCAGCAGTTGGAAAATGCGGTTTGGAATGACGAGACCCATACCCTGAGCTTTACCGGCAAAGGCGAAGACGGTCAGACTTACCAAAACAGCATTGCCTTCAACGGCTTGTCGGTCGGTGAAACGTTAGACAGTGTATTGCAAAACCACGTTGAAACCATCGGCTGA